From a single Salvelinus namaycush isolate Seneca chromosome 14, SaNama_1.0, whole genome shotgun sequence genomic region:
- the eif2d gene encoding eukaryotic translation initiation factor 2D, protein MFSKSFRVKSNTVIKGSDRRKLKADLSTAFPSLSVEELSELVPNKEELNVVKIYAHKGDAVTLYVLHKNPVFFELEKCLYPTVYTLWHYPHVLPTFTTWPPVLQKLAGGADLMLPGVVVPLSGLPEVKKGDCCAVKVVSNRAPMAVGTATMSSAEMRSLGMKGRGVSVLHTYMDSLWAFGDKSGPPSIPDVDTEGVEAMYGEEEEDDEATEGGEEEPCPNSDGDKATDAPCPGIQELSLADREEGEHGKEEGEDPRSPQEQMDALLLQCFLQALKSKVKKSELPLLTSSFLRIHMFSCCPSGKQLDIKKSSYKKLSKFLQCMQQQHSLVRVKELSKGVESIVEVDWKNPELRSFRTPKDPGIEEASVEVGGAEGEKPYHPPEITTLYSVSSRLEPLFQDAKKRKGTVLQPSEVRAIITDYVKRNELVDENNKNYVIINPILCDCLLEKSEYQEVEALKWDDLFSRTLYKMQHCHQLVFPGQPPIVKKGHIEPIDISVASRGSNKKVTMIKNLEVYGLDPMAVSVALQHRVQASSALNPVPGSKDRVLVQIQGNQVQQVCKLLLDKYQIPGKYIQGLDNKVPKPGRKK, encoded by the exons GAGGAAGCTGAAAGCTGACTTATCCACAgcctttccctctctgtctgtggagGAACTATCCGAGTTGGTCCCAAACAAGGAGGAGCTGAATGTGGTGAAGATTTATGCCCACAAGGGAGATGCAGTGACCCTCTACGTGCTTCATAAGAACCCAGTGTTCTTTGAGCTGGAGAAATGCCTCTATCCCACAG TGTATACGCTTTGGCATTATCCCCATGTCTTgccaacattcacaacatggccTCCAGTGCTACAGAAGCTGGCTGGAGGGGCAG ATCTCATGCTGCCTGGAGTGGTGGTGCCTCTAAGTGGTCTCCCAGAGGTGAAGAAGGGGGACTGCTGTGCTGTTAAAGTTGTTAGCAACAG GGCTCCCATGGCAGTGGGCACTGCCACCATGTCCAGTGCTGAGATGAGGAGCTTGGGCATGAAGGGCAGAGGGGTGTCAGTCCTCCACACCTACATGGACAGCCTGTG gGCATTTGGAGACAAGTCTGGTCCTCCCTCCATTcctgatgtggacactgagggtGTCGAGGCAATGtatggagaagaagaggaggatgatgaggcaACAGAGGGGGGTGAAGAGGAACCGTGTCCCAACTCTGATGGTGACAAGGCCACAGATGCCCCCTGTCCTGGTATCCAGGAGCTCAGCCTGGCTGACAGGGAGGAGGGGGAGCATGggaaagaggaaggagaagacCCGAGAAGCCCACAAG AGCAGATGGATGCCCTGCTACTGCAGTGTTTCCTCCAGGCGCTCAAGAGCAAAGTGAAGAAGTCAGAGCTCCCCCTGCTGACCAGTAGCTTCCTGCGCATCCACATGTTCTCCTGCTG TCCAAGTGGAAAGCAACTTGACATCAAGAAATCAAGCTATAAAAAG TTATCCAAGTTCCTTCAGTGCatgcagcagcagcacagcctGGTGAGGGTGAAGGAGCTGAGTAAAGGGGTGGAGAGCATTGTAGAGGTTGACTGGAAGAACCCAGA ACTGCGCTCCTTCCGCACCCCAAAGGATCCTGGGATAGAGGAGGCCTCAGTGGAGGTGGGAGGAGCAGAGGGGGAGAAGCCCTACCATCCCCCTGAGATCACTACCCTCTACAGTGTGTCCTCTCGTCTGGAGCCTCTGTTTCAAGATGCCAAGAAGAG GAAAGGAACAGTACTCCAACCATCGGAAGTGAGAGCAATCATCACAGATTATGTGAAGAGGAATGAGCTGGTGgatgaaaataataaaaa TTATGTCATCATTAACCCGATCCTATGTGACTGCCTACTGGAGAAGTCAGAGTACCAGGAGGTGGAGGCACTCAAGTGGGATGACCTCTTCAGCAG GACGCTATACAAAATGCAGCACTGCCACCAGCTGGTGTTCCCTGGCCAGCCACCCATAGTAAAGAAGGGCCACATTGAGCCCATAGACATCTCTGTGGCCTCCAGGGGCTCCAACAAGAAG GTGACAATGATAAAGAACCTGGAGGTGTATGGTCTGGACCCCATGGCTGTGTCAGTCGCCCTGCAGCACAGAGTCCAAGCCAGCTCAGCCCTGAACCCGGTCCCCGGCTCCAAGGACCGAGTCCTGGTCCAAATACAGGGAAACCAGGTCCAGCAAGTCTGCAAACTTCTACTAG ATAAGTATCAAATTCCCGGCAAGTACATCCAGGGACTAGACAACAAAGTTCCGAAGCCTGGGAGGAAGAAATAA
- the LOC120058760 gene encoding probable G-protein coupled receptor 139, producing MNPQEEHWMVTLQVVFYPALAIVGIPSNIVTFLIFWRRNCLLSKSSTFYLMAISVADTLVLVFIVVLEITVKFCQEEPFWSREPWCRLRDIFSYGAYNTSTWLVVVFTAERFIAIHTWTIKTKLCTPCSALAAITTILLLSHLLAIPYYWSNVSVYDHNQTRWACIYEPEAPHGYVHALLGAQTLVAYVLPFLIILTLNGLTLRQISLSNKVHVVTDADLTSGSYRVTPLLRSRKRKSVVLLVTVSMSFVLLSVTRAITQIIIRTTFVYGQDRNDYNLQINVAADIGSMLSLSNAAINTYLYACTQAKFRQKSTVN from the exons ATGAACCCCCAAGAGGAACACTGGATGGTCACTCTGCAGGTTGTGTTCTACCCAGCCTTGGCTATAGTGGGCATCCCTT CCAACATTGTTACCTTCCTCATCTTCTGGCGGAGAAACTGCCTGCTGTCCAAGTCCAGCACCTTCTACCTGATGGCCATCTCTGTAGCTGACACTCTGGTCCTCGTCTTCATCGTGGTGCTGGAGATCACGGTCAAATTTTGCCAAGAG gagcCGTTTTGGAGCCGTGAGCCCTGGTGCCGCCTGAGAGACATTTTCAGCTACGGGGCCTACAACACCTCAACCTGGCTGGTGGTGGTTTTCACAGCAGAGCGCTTCATTGCCATCCACACCTGGACCATCAAGACCAAACTCTGCACCCCGTGCAGTGCCTTAGCAGCCATCACCACCATCTTACTCCTCAGCCACCTCCTGGCAATACCCTACTACTGGTCCAATGTCTCAGTTTACGACCACAACCAGACCAGATGGGCCTGTATATACGAACCTGAGGCCCCGCATGGTTATGTGCATGCCCTGTTGGGGGCCCAGACCTTAGTGGCCTACGTCCTACCTTTCCTCATCATCCTCACCCTCAACGGGCTGACTCTGCGACAGATCTCCCTTAGCAACAAGGTCCACGTGGTGACGGATGCCGACCTAACCTCAGGGTCCTACAGGGTGACGCCCCTGCTGCGCTCCAGAAAGAGGAAGTCCGTAGTGCTCCTGGTGACTGTGTCCATGAGCTTTGTGCTGCTATCCGTCACCCGCGCAATCACCCAGATCATCATACGCACCACCTTCGTCTACGGCCAGGATCGCAACGACTACAACCTGCAGATCAATGTGGCGGCTGACATTGGTAGCATGCTGAGCCTCAGTAATGCAGCCATCAACACGTACCTTTATGCCTGCACTCAGGCCAAGTTCCGTCAG AAATCTACAGTTAACTAG